From Candidatus Endomicrobium procryptotermitis:
GAATAGATAAATACATATTAAGGAATAACAATGAGAGATAAAGTTTTCAATATTTTATTTTGTGGTACTGGCGGTCAAGGAATTTTGACAGCTGCCGAAATCGTTTCGCTGGCTGCGGTTTATGACGGATACCATACCAAAAAATCTGAAGTGCACGGCATGGCGCAAAGGGGAGGTTCTGTGGAATCGCATGTACGTTTTGGAAAACTCGTATATTCTCCGTTGATAGAAGAAGGCAGCGCAGACTTTTTAGTTTCTTTCCATAAGGGCGAACACGACAGAATGAAACGCTGCCTTTGTGCAAACGGAGTTGATTTGTTTGCAAGCTTTGAAGAAGCTGAAAAAAATATGACAAATAAAAAATTTATAAATACGCATATGTTGGGCGTGCTTTCAAAAAATCTGAACATAAGAGCAGAAAGCTGGCTGAAAGCACTTGAAGCAGGCTTTAAAGGAAAATTTATTGAAGAAAACAGGAAAATTTTTTTGGAAGCGGTATCAAAAGGATAGTAAGCAGTAAGATTATTGCCGTTAAAAACCTTTTGTATTGAATTTTATGCTCGGAATACGAATTTAACCACCCATAGGGTTTATGATAAATTCGTTAAAATCGGTTTGCTTGACATGTTTTACGAATCAAAAACGGCTGATTTGTTTGCCGATGATAAAACGCTTTGCGCGGTCAAAGTGATCTTTATGTTTTTTTGCTTTTTAAAGAAGAAAAGAAACAAATGACTGCAATTCTTTAATATTTTTTGAGAGGCAGACTTAAACTTGAAAAATTTTTTAAAAGATATGACATTAAAAGTAAAAGAATTTTTTTTAAACCTCGGCAGCAATAATGCCGGTGAAAGCATTATAATTGACGAAACACAGTTTAAGCGGCATTATTCCGAAAAAATAATAAATGAAAATATCAAAAGATATAACAGGCTGCTTGAAGAAATAGAAAAAATGAGAAAAGAAATTAAAAGCCAGATTCCGAATTTTGATAAAGCTGCAAAAGAGTTTATTATGTTCGTCAATGCTCCCAAAGAAATTGAAGAGGACAAAAATAAAAATTCCGACCTAAAAACGAATAATCCCTACATTAGCGATTTTATGCTGCGCAGAAATGAATTTGAAGATAAAGCCCAAAGGTTGAGTGAAGCTTTTAACAAAATCACGGAACTTAGAAAAAATGAATTAAGCAAATATTTTGAAGCTAAACGACTTATAAACGACAATTCCATTTTAATCAAAGAAAAAAGAATATACGAAATAGAAGTGGAAAAAGAAAAATAAGGGGCAATTTATGATCTTCAATGAAAAGTTTGAGACAATGAATCTGCATGACTTGAAAAATCTTCAATCTGAAAGGCTTAGGTGTCTTACGGGATACGTTTATAAAAATTCTCCGGTTTATAAACGGAAAATTGACGAAAGCGGTTTTTCGCTTTCCGATATTAAAACCATCGATGATATCATAAAACTCCCCTTTACCACCAAAGACGATATGAGAGATTATTATCCTTTTGGTCTTTTTTCCATGCCGATATCGAAAATTGCAGAAGTGCATGTTTCAAGTGGGACAACTGGAAATCCCGTAGTGTCGGGATATTCAAAAGAAGATGTAGATCTCTGGGGAGAAGCCGCCGCCAGAAGCATAGCAGCAGCAGGCGGAATGCCCGGCGATATTATACAGATTTCCTATGGGTACGGCCTTTTTACCGGTGGACTGGGACTTCATTATGGAGCTTTAAAATTCGGCGCTGCCATAATGCCGATGTCTTCCGGCCAAACGAAAAGACAGATAAAACTTATGAGCGATTTCAAGCCGCGTCTTTTGGCCTGTACGCCAAGTTTTGCTTTATATATGGGCGAAGAAGCCAAAGCGCTTGGTTTTTCTCCACAGCAAATTTCGTGGGAAGTAGGGATTTTCGGAGCGGAACCTTGGACGACAGCTTTAAGAGACGAAATAGATAACTCGCTTGGAATGCTTGCTACCGATATTTATGGTTTGTCGGAAATAACAGGGCCCGGAGTGGCGCAGGAATGCCATTTAAGAAACGGGCTGCATATTTGGTCTGATGTTTTTTATCCAGAAATTATAAATACGGAAACTGACAAGCCTGCTGCCGAAGGAGAAATAGGCGAACTCGTCATAACCACACTTACAAGAACAGGGATGCCTCTTTTACGTTACAGAACAAGAGATTTGGTCTTCATTGATAATAGTAAATGTGCATGCGGACGAACTGCACCGCGCATTTCGAAAATCAAAGGAAGAACCGATGATATGATAATAGTGCGCGGAATAAATGTTTTCCCAACGCAGATAGAGTACGCGCTTTTACAGGTTGAAGGTTCTCTTCCAAATTATTTGATTATAGTCGATAGAGCTGAGCACGGTCTTGATACTATCGAAGTGCAGGTCGAAATAGATGAAAAGGTTTTTTCCGATGAACTTAAAGGGCTGGAAGCAGTCAAACAAAAAATCAAAAAAAGTATTGAAAATACTATTTTGGTCAGCGTCAATGTAAAGCTCGTAGCGCCAAAAACCATAGCAAGAAGCGAAGGAAAGGCAAAGAGGGTTATCGACAATAGAAGAATATAGTTTAACAGGCATTTACGGGAATGGCACAAATTTTTTAAAATAAAAGGAGACTGATATGACATGGCTGCATGCTTTTAAAAATAATTTTTTAGGCGTTTTTCGTATTCTTTCTGACGTTATAAAAAATCATTTCTTTGCAATGTTAGCAATTTTTATTGTTTATTCCATATTAAATTTCAGCATCGAAAAATTTTTAGTAAAAAATTTTGTTCATAATGGCTCTTTTTTGTACGACATATTTGTGATAATTGCGGAGCTGTCGTTTATTTCAATTACGTTTTCACTGTTTGCAGGTAAAAAATTCTTTTTTAAAAAATTGTTTCCGGGCATAAAATTTTTGATTTACTCTCTGCTTTTAACGGTAGTCATATTTATATTTTCTATTCCGTTAAGAATTCTTGCCAATATATTGATAAACACAGTATTTCCGCCTTTGCTTGCTTTATTGTTTACGATGTTTTACGCGTCCATGATATCTTTAACAGCGATGGGCATATTGTTTAGCATATTTAATTTTATTGAAAAGCCAGCAATCGATCAGCCCATACTGAGCATGCTAGACATTTTTGCAAATAATAAACTTTTTGTGTCAACCGTTTCTTTTATTACGGGGATATTATTTATTGCAATACCGATTTTGTCACAAGAAAGCTATTTCTTTGTCTCTAAAATGTTTTTCTGTGTTTTTTTTACGGCGCTTTATTTTACGTTAAAATCCAAAGAAAATGCTGAAGACACGGTCATGCAAAAAGCGATAGAAGCTGCCCAAAGATAAAAATTTCTATTTAGCCGTTTAGAAAAAATCAGTTAAGAATTTAAAGAAAAATTATGCAGCCCATATATCCAAAAGAACAGCCGCAAAGCTGGATTGTCACCGATGAAATATTTAAATCAATATGGAGAGCGATTAAAAATAGTCCTTTAAGTATAATTGCAGCTGTATTAAATATGACATTGCTGCAAAATTCAAATAGATTTTTACAGTGCCATTTTCATTTTAGATTTATATTACAATATCCAAAGAATACGGCAAATATAAAGAATGTGCGGTCATTATAAGTCCCAAAGAGACGGCAGCCGTAAATCCATCATGATAAATATTAGTAAAATATTTCACAAAATAACGGAGGAAAATATGAAAATTACACAGATATCGGTTTTTATTGAAAATACTAAAGGAAAGCTTTATGAGCTGTGCAGCATACTTGGCAAAAATAATATTAATATTAAAGCTTTGACTTTGGCGGAAAGTCCGGAGTTCGGCATAGTGCGTCTTGTCGCAGATAAAACGGAAGAGTCCATAAAACTTTTAAAAGAAAATAATTTTGTCGCATCGATAGCGGACATTGTGGCGGTGGAGGTTTCCGACAATCCAGGCGGACTGGCGGCGGCCTTAAAAGTGTTTGCCGATAATAATATTAACATTGAATATATGTACGGTTTTGTAGAAAAAACTTCCGATAAAGCTTTAATGGTTTTTAAGTTTGAGAATATAGATAAAGCTATAGAACTGTTATGTAAAAACAACATTTCGATAATTTCAAAAGATAAAATTTGTCGGGTATAACGCGCGCTCCATATAGAAATTTGTTTTAAAAAAATACTTGTAAATTTTTGCTTCGGAGATTGACATCATGATGGAAGAATTTATTGATTTTGTAATTGACGTTTTTGGAAACGTATTAAAAAAATTTCAAATCAATGCATTCATTATTTTGATAATCGGCATTATTTCATCTTTTTTATTTATTCCGGAAATATTTCTTAAATATGCTCCTAACCTTTTTTTACAAGATATTATCGCAATAAAAGTTTTTATCTGCCTACTGTCTTTTATTTTTATAAAAGTGTTTATGCTTACGATAAAAAGAATTAAAATTAATTTCAATACGGCCAAGCTTCTTTTTATGAATCTTCTAAAGCCGTTTTTTTTGGGGATTATCTTTATGATAATTTTTGGGATTTTGATTTTTATCAGCTGCGCGCCGATAATTTTTCCTTCTTTGACTGAGAAATTTGTTATTGCGTTTTTCTCCGCTGCGGTCGCAGCCGGCATTTTAGTGTTAGCTTTACTTCCGAACGCCGTAATATCTTTATTTTTTGCTTATGAAGGAAGAACTTTCAGAGAAGCTCTTATTGAAGCCAATCGGCTGATTGAACACAGACGCAGCAAGATGTATTTTCTTATGATTTTTCTTGCTCTTTGCATTTTGGTTTTAAATCTTACGCATTTTGGCATGATAATAGCCTTTCCGCTGATTGTTATGGCTATGGATCAAGCTAGAGAATCTCTTATCGCGGTTGAAAAAGAAAAAGATAATGCCAAAACTGAACAGATTAATAAAAGTTATTATCATTACAGCCCGAAAGTCGATTATGCTAAAGATTATTTTGAGTACAATGAATATGACAAAATAAGAAATAAGAAAGATCTGATTGCAGCGGAACAAAAAGAAAGCGTTCCGCTGCAAAAAAACAGCGCGGAAACAAATCTAGACAGTTCAAAGATAAGTGTACCAGAATCCGAGAAAGACATATCTTCAAAAATAACATCTTCTTTGGGATATAACGTTACGGGTTCTACAGTAGAAGAAGATAAAGAAATCGTACTGAGCGATTTTATTGATTTAGAGGCATATAGTAAAGAAAAAGCGCAAAAAGAAGAAATTGAAGATATTGACGGCAAAGAACATGAAATAAGCATAGAATTTGAACCCTATAAAAAGCACGAAGAAGAGAAAAAAGAAAAAAAATCAGGAAAAGAATATATTGACGGATTCGGAGCTATAGAAAAAAAACCCGTACAAAAGCCTTATGACATAAAAGAGAAAAACAAAAGATCCATTGACGCAAAAACTTATATTGAAAATTATGGTTTGGTGAAAAGAAAAAAATAAATAAGGGCATATAAAGGATAAAAACATGATGAAAAATAAATTAATTGCAGTTGTAGGCGTAAACGATAAACCAGAAAAGTTCGGATATAGGATATTCTTTGATTTGTTTAAAGCGCACTACGATGTTTTTCCCATAGGAGTGCGCGGCGGAGAAGTTAACGGAGTAAAAATATATAAAACTCTGCAAGAGCTTGCACAAAAGCCTGATATTGTAATTACTGTCGTTGCTCCTGCGGTAACCGAAAAGATTGTTGACGATTGCATAAAACTGGGCATAAAAGAAATATGGATGCAGCCCGGCTCACAATCTACAGAAGCAGTTAAAAAAGCCAAAATCGCAGAAATAAAAGTAACATACAATACATGTTTTATGGTAAGCGAAGGGATATGGCGGCAAAGCAGCAGAAAGTGGAATGCGGAAGATGGAAGCCAAAACCTGAATGGCTAAGAAGCTGGCTTAGCAATGACAAAAGCAAAGTACTGGAAAACAGTAAAGACGGATAAAGGCATAGCTGCTGAGAAAGACTGCTGCCTGTTGGCGCTTTGTCAGCATAGGATGACAGACACAGACAAGAAAAAAATATGAAAATTTTATTTTTATCTTTATTGCTGATTTGTTTTGCGTCTTTGGCAGCTTGTGGCGGAAACAATAAAAAACCCGGCAAATCACATATGGACAGGGCATCATATTACAATGATTTGATAAAAGATGTCATCGGAATTTCACCTAAACAGCTCGGCTTGAAATTGTCCGATAAAGAGACGCTTGTTTACGGCGTTATCACCGAACAAAATGTCGGGGGATTTTTGCTTCTGGTTTCCGCGGCATACAACAATGGAGAAATAGTTGAAATAGTTTACGGCGGAAACTGCCTTGTCATCAGCGGAGAAAACGGAATAAAATCCGGAATTTCACGGCTGATGTATGATACCGCAAACAAATATTTAAAATATTAT
This genomic window contains:
- a CDS encoding 2-oxoacid:acceptor oxidoreductase family protein; this translates as MRDKVFNILFCGTGGQGILTAAEIVSLAAVYDGYHTKKSEVHGMAQRGGSVESHVRFGKLVYSPLIEEGSADFLVSFHKGEHDRMKRCLCANGVDLFASFEEAEKNMTNKKFINTHMLGVLSKNLNIRAESWLKALEAGFKGKFIEENRKIFLEAVSKG
- a CDS encoding phenylacetate--CoA ligase; the protein is MIFNEKFETMNLHDLKNLQSERLRCLTGYVYKNSPVYKRKIDESGFSLSDIKTIDDIIKLPFTTKDDMRDYYPFGLFSMPISKIAEVHVSSGTTGNPVVSGYSKEDVDLWGEAAARSIAAAGGMPGDIIQISYGYGLFTGGLGLHYGALKFGAAIMPMSSGQTKRQIKLMSDFKPRLLACTPSFALYMGEEAKALGFSPQQISWEVGIFGAEPWTTALRDEIDNSLGMLATDIYGLSEITGPGVAQECHLRNGLHIWSDVFYPEIINTETDKPAAEGEIGELVITTLTRTGMPLLRYRTRDLVFIDNSKCACGRTAPRISKIKGRTDDMIIVRGINVFPTQIEYALLQVEGSLPNYLIIVDRAEHGLDTIEVQVEIDEKVFSDELKGLEAVKQKIKKSIENTILVSVNVKLVAPKTIARSEGKAKRVIDNRRI
- a CDS encoding CoA-binding protein, translating into MKNKLIAVVGVNDKPEKFGYRIFFDLFKAHYDVFPIGVRGGEVNGVKIYKTLQELAQKPDIVITVVAPAVTEKIVDDCIKLGIKEIWMQPGSQSTEAVKKAKIAEIKVTYNTCFMVSEGIWRQSSRKWNAEDGSQNLNG